The Candidatus Scalindua japonica genomic interval TAACGCCTGTACCCTTTCAATATCGTCAGGCAGGGTGAACACAACAACACTTTCACCCGGATTGATTGCTTCAATACCCTTTGGAAGAAGCATTGTATTATTTCTTACAATAGCGCCAAGGATTGTATTTTTAGGAAATCGAATCTTCTGTAGAGGTTTCTTTACTACTTCAGAACCCTCTTCGGCAATCAGTTCTATCGCTTCCGCCTCGCTGTCACCTAGTTTGGCAATCGACAGTATCTGTCCTCTCCTTACATGTTGAAGTATCTCGTTCGCAGTAACCAGCCTTGGATTAACAACTACGTCAACATCAACCTGGTTGATTATATGTACCAATTCCGGTTCATTGGTAAGTACAATAGTCTTCTTAGTTCCATTCTTTTTTGCCAGCAGAGATGTGAGCAGGTTGGTCTGTTCATTCTCGGAAAGGGCAATAAATATATCCGTAATCTCGACAGCTGCATCTTTAAGTACATCAATTTCAGTAGCATCACCATGTAATACCACTGCGTTCCTTAAAGACGCCGCCGCCATTACCGCCCTATCCTTTTCAGGTTCAATTATTGTGACAGCAATCGGACTGTTTTCAAGTCTCTCCGCAAGCAGCATACCCGTGCGACTCGCCTTATATATAATTATCTTTTCCACCTCATCTGCTCTTCTGTTAACCATTGGTAGAAAATATGGTAATCCGGTCTTGGATATAAGTACAAAAATATTGTCATCTGGCATTATTGTAGTACTGTGAGACGGCGTAATCATCTCATCATTACGTTGAATATATACGATTAAGAATGAATCCGTATATTCAATGTCTTCCAGTTCTGAGAAATTCAGACCTACAAGCGGTGCATCCTCAGGTACATGAAAACCTCTTAGTACAACATCACCTATCGGAAAATCAACGGCAAATGTCGCTCCGGGTGTCTCAAGGATTTTAAGAATCGTTTCAACAATAATGAGCTCCGGATTTATCATATGATCAACACAGAACCCATTATTCTTAAATATTGACTTACTGCCGGTAAATTCGCTGTTTCGAATCCTGGCAATCTTGATTTTCTTACCGTTATTACTGTATTTACTGGCCAGAATGCATGCAACAATATTCACTTCATCACTGGTGGTTACGGCTAATACCATATCTGCTTCCTGTACACCGGCAGACTCTAACACGCTGGGAGAAGTGGCGTTACCGGCAATTATTGAAACATCCAGTTTTTCAGCAATCTTTCTGGTTAATTTTGGGTTCCCATCTACCACTGATATGTCATGCCCTTCTGTTGATAACTGTTTCGCGATACTAAACCCTACTGCACCTGCCCCAATTATGAGGATTTTCATTTTTAGTCCTTTTAAAA includes:
- the trkA gene encoding Trk system potassium transporter TrkA, yielding MKILIIGAGAVGFSIAKQLSTEGHDISVVDGNPKLTRKIAEKLDVSIIAGNATSPSVLESAGVQEADMVLAVTTSDEVNIVACILASKYSNNGKKIKIARIRNSEFTGSKSIFKNNGFCVDHMINPELIIVETILKILETPGATFAVDFPIGDVVLRGFHVPEDAPLVGLNFSELEDIEYTDSFLIVYIQRNDEMITPSHSTTIMPDDNIFVLISKTGLPYFLPMVNRRADEVEKIIIYKASRTGMLLAERLENSPIAVTIIEPEKDRAVMAAASLRNAVVLHGDATEIDVLKDAAVEITDIFIALSENEQTNLLTSLLAKKNGTKKTIVLTNEPELVHIINQVDVDVVVNPRLVTANEILQHVRRGQILSIAKLGDSEAEAIELIAEEGSEVVKKPLQKIRFPKNTILGAIVRNNTMLLPKGIEAINPGESVVVFTLPDDIERVQALFSKKK